The sequence below is a genomic window from Flavobacterium lipolyticum.
AATATATTCTTTCGAGTAGTCGTAATGTTTGATTGTATTTTTACGGCTTTCGGCAATCATCTGAATACCGCATTTGGTGATTAGTTGTAATTTTTCACGCGAAATTTTACTGGCCTGAAATGCTTTTCCAAAATCCGCTTCAGTAGTATAAGCTCCGTAAATATCAGCGTGATCAAAAGTAGTAATTTTGTTTTCGATACAGATCTGTATCATGTTTTCCATTTCTTTAAGCGTTAGGTTTTTATCCCATACACCCCAATTCATAGTGCCCGAAATAATAGGCGATAATGCTGTTTTACTCATGGTTTTATTGCGTTATTTTTGGTAATAAATATGCTTTTCTGAAGCATAATCACCAAAGTTCTTAAAAATATAAAAATAGATTCCCAATTCGTCCTTAAAATTAGGTCTTTGGTCGAAGTTTTAACCATTTTTTAACATCTTACTTCTCAAAAAATATTCAATTTGCACTCTCAAAAGTTAGGCATAAAAATCAAGGTTTTAAAAATATTTATATGGAAGAAAATACAACGACTTTAGACATTAGAGCGATAAATGAGAAAATTGAAAGAGAAAGTGCTTTTATAGACCTTCTTACAATGGAAATGAACAAAGTTATTGTGGGCCAGAAACATATGGTCGAGCGTTTACTAATCGGACTTTTAGGACAAGGGCACATTTTGCTTGAAGGTGTTCCGGGATTAGCCAAAACTTTAGCGATTAATACTTTGTCGCAAGCCGTTCAGGGATCGTTCAGCCGTATCCAGTTTACTCCTGACTTATTACCTGCCGATGTTATTGGAACAATGATTTACAACATCAAAGCCAACGAATTCTCCATTAAAAAAGGACCAATCTTCGCTAATTTTGTTCTTGCAGATGAGATTAACCGTGCTCCGGCAAAAGTACAATCGGCACTTTTAGAGGCGATGCAGGAAAAGCAGGTTACCATTGGCGATACCACTTTCAAATTAGATCGTCCGTTTTTAGTTCTTGCTACCCAAAACCCGGTGGAGCAGGAAGGAACTTATCAGCTTCCTGAAGCACAGGTCGATCGTTTTATGCTTAAAACTGTAATTGATTATCCAAAAATTGACGAAGAGCGCTTCGTAATTCGTCAAAACTTAAAAGGAAGTTACGAAAAAGTAAATCCTGTCGTTTCTGTAGAGCAAATTTTGCGTGCGCAAGAAGCTGTTCGTGAAGTTTACATGGACGAAAAAATCGAAAAATACATCTTAGATATCATCTTTGCTACCCGTTATCCGGAAAAATACAAGCTTGCCGACTTAAAACCTCTTATCAGCTTTGGAGCATCACCACGTGGAAGTATCAATTTAGCTAACGCAGCAAAATGTTACGCTTTCATCAAACGTCGTGGTTATGTAATTCCTGAAGATGTTCGTGCAGTAGTACATGATGTTCTGCGTCACAGAGTGGGTATCACTTATGAGGCTGAAGCCGAAAACATTACTTCTGTAGACATTATCAACAAAATCGTAAACGAGATTGAGGTACCTTAAAAATTTGTTTCAAGTTTCAGGTTTCAGGTTGTTGCAAGACTAACTTGAAACTTTTAAACTTTAAACTTTAAACAAATAAAATGGATACAAAAGAGCTTTTAAAAAAAGTACGGAAAATAGAAATCAAAACCAAAAGACTGAGTAATCATATCTTTTCAGGAGAATACCACTCTTCCTTTAAAGGACGAGGAATGACTTTTAGTGAAGTACGTCAATACCAATATGGCGATGATATTCGTAACATCGATTGGAATGTAACGGCGCGCTACAACGAAGCTCACGTAAAAGTTTTTGAAGAAGAGCGTGAGCTAACCATGGTTTTAATGGTAGACATCTCAGGCTCTGAAGGTTTTGGATCAAAAAGTCAGTTTAAAAAAGACATCGTCACCGAAATTGCGGCAACGATGGCTTTTTCGGCTACACAAAATAATGATAAAATTGGTTTAATATTATTCTCTGACAATGTAGAGTTGTATATTCCCCCAAAAAAAGGACGTTCTCATGTACTCCGAATCATTCGCGAGTTAATTGAATTTGAACCAAAGAGTCACAAAACCGATATTTCGCAAGCTTTGAAATTCCTGTCCGGAACACAAAAAAAGAAAGCGATCGTTTTTATGATTTCCGATTTCATGGCCGAAAATTATGAGCAGACTTTAAAAATTGCTTCTAAAAAACATGACATCACCGGGGTACGTGTGTACGATATCCGCGAGGAAAAAATTCCGAATTTAGGAATGGTAAGTATGCTCGATGCCGAAACAGGAAAAATTCAATTGGTAAATACCGGCTCAAAAACAGTACGACTGAATTACGAAAAACACTATCAGGACAGAGTGAATTATTTCAAGGATATTTTTAGTAAATCGGGAGCTGGTGTCGTAAATACAAGAGTCGACGAAAATTACGTGACCAAATTATTAGGTTATTTCAAATCAAGATGATCTTAGATTGTTAGACTTCTTAGAATATTAGACTTCTTAGATTGTCAGACTGTTAGATTATACGAATTATAAAGTCTTTAGATAAAAAAATCCGTTTAAATCTGTGTCATCCATGTTCCATTTTTAAGCATTCATTTTAGACCAAAATCTGAAATCAAAAACCAAATGAAATTAAAATTTTACATATTTTTATTTTTACTTTCCTCAGCTGTTTTTGCGCAACAAAAACAAGTTGAGACAAGTATTGATACTACAAAAAATAAAATTGGTGCCGAGTTTAAACTCACTCTTAAAACAGTTGTAAGTTCAAAATCTAAGGTTGTTTTTCCTAAACTAAAAAACATTGGTCCTTTAGAGGTTATTCAATCCTATCCTATCGACACTGTCAAGAAAAATGACACTTACGAACTGATTAAAAAATACGGATTAACCCAATTTGATTCCGGAAAATATACCATTCCGTCTATTAAAATTTTAATTGACAAGAAACCATATGCAACAGATTCTATTCGCGTTGAAGTGGCCAATGTAAAAGTCGATACGTTACAGCAAAAAATGTACGACATCAAAGACATTACTCCCGCAGACAATGGGATTGGTAACTGGTGGATTTACGTTTTGATTCTGATTGTAATTCTTGCCATCGGAGCGTTTGTTTATTGGTATGTTAAGAAACATCAAAAGAAAAAGATAGAAGAGGAAGTCTACAAAACTCCTATAGAAAAAGCGACAAGTTTGTTGAACAATCTGGAGCAGAAAGAACTGGTACAAAAAGGAGAAATAAAAGAATACTACAGTGAATTGACGGATATTGCCCGAAACTACATCGAAGAGGCAATTCATATTCCGGCAATGGAAAGCACCACTTCTGAATTGATTCAGGCCATCAGAACCGCTTCTACCAAAAAGAAGATGACTTTAACACCGGAAACCGTTGAAAACTTAGAACGTGTTTTACGTCAGGCGGATTTAGTGAAATTTGCGAAATCTAAACCCTTAGAGTTTGAAATCACAGAAGACCGAAATAAAATTCAGAAAGTAATCCTGACACTTGATAATGCTATTCCAACCGAAGTACCGGCAGAAGAAGAGGATCAATTGTTGAACGAAGCACAAAAACAAAAACAGATAAAACTTCAGTTGTTAAAGAAACGCAACAAACGTATTGCGATCTCAGTAGGATCTGTTTTATTTTTACTGATTGCCACTACCGCCTTCTTTATCGTTACAAAAGGTTTTAACTATGTAAAAGATAATGTAATCGGACATCCTTCGAAAGAATTATTAGAAGGAGAATGGGTAAAAAGTGAGTACGGAAATCCGGGCATCCTGATTGAAACTCCAAAGGTTTTAAAACGTATGGATACTCAAAAAGTCCTTCCGAAAGAAACTATGGCCCTCATCAAAGAAATGCAGCTTTTCGCTTACGGAAGCATGGTTGGAAACTTCTACGTAACCGTTTCTACCAGCAAGTTTAAGAATCCTGTAGAGCTTGACTTAGCCAAAGCATTAGAAGGTTCTTTAAAAGTTATTGAAGCTCAGGGCGGACAAAATATTATTGTAAAACAAGAAGATTTTCAAACCAATGAAGGCGTTCAGGGACTAAAAGGATACGGAACCATGACCGTTTTCAATCCTATTGACAAGACAAGTGCAAAAGCATATTATGAACTCTTACTTTTTAAACAAGATCAGGGATTACAACAGATCTTGATTTTACACGAAGAAGGAGATACCTATGCCAATGATATTACAACCAGAATATTAAATTCTGTAGAACTTAGAAAAGCGAGTAACTAATGGATAAGATAACTTTTTTAAATCCGGAATTTTTTTGGTTGTTTCTGTTAATCCCCATTGCGATCGCTTGGTTTTTCTGGAAACGCAACCAGCAATCGGCGACTTTAAAAATGAGTTCAACTCAGGGTTTCAAAAACAGCGAATCGCTATTGACCAAATTAAAACCTTGTTTGTATGTTTTCAGGATTATCGCTTTAAGCTCTTTAATCATTGCATTGGCAAGACCAAGAACGGTTGACATCAGCAATCAGACCAAGACCACGAAAGGGATTGATATTGTAATGGCAATTGACGTTTCGGGTAGTATGCTTGCCAAAGATTTAAAGCCAAACCGTATGGAAGCTTTAAAAAGAGTGGCAGCAGATTTTGTTGGGGAAAGACCTAACGACAGAATCGGATTGGTTTTATATGCCTCAGAAGCTTATACCAAAACTCCCGTTACAAGCGATAAAGCTATTATTCTAGAAGCGATCAAAGGAATTAAATACGACACGGTGCTGCAAGACGGAACGGGAATTGGAATGGGATTGGCAACAGCCGTAAACCGTCTAAAAGACAGTAAGGCAAAAAGTCGTGTGATTATTTTAATGACTGATGGGGTGAACAATGCCGGTTTTATTGAGCCTGAAACAGCTTCAGACATTGCAAAACAATACGGAATAAAAGTATACACGATCGGAATTGGTACCAACGGAATGGCTCCGTCGCCATACGCCTACGCACCAAACGGAGGTTTCCTGTTTAAAATGCAAAAAGTAGAAATCGACGAGCAATTGATGAAAAGTATTGCCCGAAAAACAGACGGAACCTACTTCAGAGCAACCAGTAACGATCGATTAGCCGAAATATACAGTGCCATCAATAAACTCGAAACTACCGAAATACAGGAACTAAAATTCTACGATTACGACGAAAAGTACCGAATATTTGTTTTACTTGCCGCCTTTTTGTTAGTATTGGAAGTAGGATTAAGAAATACAGTTTACAGAAGCTTTATATAATATTTTAGTCGCAGTCACAGTTTTCCCTTTACAGCTGAAAACTGTGACTGCGACTGAGAACTAGAATTAAAAAATGGAATTAGACGAAAAAAAATATTTATACCTTTTATTCTTACTCCCAATTGTGGCGTGCATTTTCCTTTTCAATATGTATTGGAAAAAGAAAAAACAACGTGAATTTGGTGATCTTGAAATGGTAAAAAGACTGAGCCCGGAACGCTCTGTTTTTAAACCTGTCCTAAAATTATCGGTATTGCTTTTGGCACTTGCCTGTTTAATTATCGGATTGGTAAATCCGAAGATTGGGACTAAAATGGAAACCGTAAAACGGGAAGGAATCGATATTGTTTTTGCCGTTGACGTTTCAAAAAGTATGCTTGCCGAAGATGTGGCACCAAGCCGTTTAGAGAAAAGTAAACAGCTGGTTTCTCAAATCATCAACAATTTAGGAAGTGACCGAATCGGAATCGTAGCCTATGCCGGAAGCGCCTTTCCGGTTTTACCAATTACTTCCGATTATAGTGTTGCCAAAATGTTCCTGCAAAGCATGACTCCCGACATGGTTTCTTCACAAGGAACTTCTTTAGACGAGGCCATCAGACTTTCTTCTACTTATTTTGACGAAAAAAGCAAAACCAGTAAATTACTGATTCTGATTTCCGATGGAGAAGACCACTCTGAAGGCGCTACAGCTGCTGCAGAAGAAGCCAACAAAATGGGAATGAAAATCATTACCATTGGTGTTGGAACTGAAAAAGGAGGTACCATTCCTTTAAAAGAAAACGGCGTAGTCAGAGGTTATCAAAAAGACCAAAACGGGCAAACCGTTACCACAAAATTAAATCAGGAAGATTTAAAAAATATTGCAAAAGCGACCAAAGGTGGCTATGTTTACGGCGGAAATACCAAAGAAGTGCTGGAATACATCAAGAATGCCCTAAATAACATTCAAAAAACAGAATTCGAAGCAACTCAAATGGCCGATTTTCAATCGCAATTTCAGTGGTTCATCGGATTTGCTTTTCTGTTGTTGTTTTTAGACATTTTCCTTTTGGAAAGAAAAACAAACTGGATTAAAGAGTTGAATTTATTTAACGAAAAGAAATAATTGTTTCCCATAAAACCGGAAACAAAACATAAAAAAATTAGAATGAAAAATTTACTTCTTTATATTTTACTCACATTTTCTTTAGCAGTTTCTGCTCAGGAGAAAGACAAAACATTGCCTGAGGCCAATGAAGAATATAAGCAGAATAAATTTACGGACGCAGAAGCCAATTACAGAATTTCAGAATCAAAATTCCCAAAACGTACTGCTGCTCCTTATAATCTGGGAAACACTATATACAAACAGAATCAGGTTTCTGAGGCTAAGTTTGCTTATGCTAAAGCGATAAAAAATGCTAAAGCAAGACCTGATAAACACAAGGCATTTCACAATTTAGGGAATGTTTTTATGAAAGAGAAAAATTATACACAGGCCGTTGAAGCTTACAAAGAAGCTTTGCGTAACGATCCTACCGATGATGAGACCCGTTACAATTATGCTTTGGCAAAACAGAAACTAAAAGAAAATCCTCCGAAAAACGACAAAAACAAGGACAAGGATAAAGATAAAAAGAACGACAAAAAAGACGATCAGAAAAAAGACGGCGACAACAAAGACAAAAAGGACGGAAAAGACGATCAGAAAAAAGACGACAAAGGCGATAAAGACAAGGATAAAAAAGACGGTAAAAATGACCCTAAGAAAGATGACAAATCAGACAACAAAGGGGAGCCAAAACCAATGCCTGGAGGGATATCTAAAGAAAGAGTTCAGAATTTACTGGATGCCGTGAACAACGAAGAAAAGAAAATTCAGGACAAAGTCAACGCTCAAAAAGTAAAAGGTAACCCGAAAAAAACAGAAAAAGACTGGTAGATCGATTGTTTATAGTTTATTGTTCGTAGTTATTAAACCAACAATAAACCAAAAACGGCAAACGACAAACCATAAACAACAAACCGATTAAACAAGTAATGAAAAGATATTTAATTCTATTACTATTCACTTTTCAGGGACTTATGGCTCAAGTTCAATTTGAAGCCAGAGTAAGCAAGAATACGCTTGGAGTAAACGAAAGGCTTCGTATCGACTTCATCATGAATGTTGATGGGGACAACTTTGACCAGCCTTCTTTTGATGGTTTTAAAATTGTAGCCGGACCAAGCCAGCAAATCAGTCAATCCTGGATTAATGGAAGAAGTTCTTTTCAAAAAATCTATTCCTATATCTTACAGCCCGACCACAAAGGGACTGTAACAATCAAACAAGCTGCTATTGAATACAATGGTCAGATCTATAAAACGGCACCTTTAAAAATTGTGGTAACCAATGCCGTTGCACAGGAAAGAGATCCTAATGACAGACCTCAAGGATCAAGTACAGGTGATGAAATGCTACACCTTGTGGCCGAAATTTCAAAAACAAATCCGTATCTGAATGAACCTATAACTGTTGTTTACAAACTGTATTTCAACTATATCAATGTGACCGGTTTCAAAGAGTTGGCTAAACCTAAATACAATGACTTCTGGAATCAGAATATCGATATCAAACAACTTGCTGTTGAACAGGGAAGTTATCAAGGGCAAAGATGTTATTATGTAGTCTTGAAAAAGACCATTTTGTATCCACAAAAATCAGGAAGACTTACCATTGAACCACTTTCACTGGACATAGGCGTGCAATTGCCTACCAACCGTCGTGATATGTTCGGTCAGATGATTGTAAGCGACGACAATAAAGTAGTTTCGGCCGGAGCCAAAACAATCAACGTACGACCTTTACCGGAAGCTACCAAACCTGAAGGCTTTGGCGGTGCTGTGGGTAAATTTAATTTTACGGTTACCCCTTCTAAAACGACCTTGAAGAGCGGAGAAAGTCTTGACCTGTTTGTGAGCGCAGCCGGGAACGGAAACATGAAATTGTTTACTTTGCCAAAACCTGTCGTTCCTAATGCCTTAGAGATGTATGATCCGGTTCACGATGAAAAAGTAACCACTTCACTTTCGGGAATGTCCGGAAAAATAAGCGACAAGTACACCATTATTCCGCAATACAAAGGAAAATATGCCATCAAACCCATGCAGTTTTCTTATTTTGATTTGAGCACAGGTTCCTACAAAACGATCACTTCACAGGAAATCATGATTGACGTTTTAGACGGCCCAATGCCATCGGCAGCAAATACCCCTGCACATGCAGCTACAAATACAATTGCAAAAACGGAACAGTTCAAGTACATCAAACCTAAAACCACTTTGGTTTCGATCGCTAAAAATGATTTTTACGGTTCTAATTTATATTACACGCTATTGTTCCTGCCTTTCGTAATTCTGCCAATCATTATTCTGGCTAAGAAAAGAAAAGAAGCAATTGACGGCGACGTTACCGGAAACCGTATTAAAATGAACAATAAGCTGGCGAAGAAATATCTATCTGAAGCTAAAAAACAACTTAACAACAAAGAACCGTTTTATATTGCTCTGGAAAAAGCGATGCACAATTTCCTAAAAGCGAAACTGCATATCGAAACTTCAGAAATGAGCAAAGATAATATTAGCGAACTGTTATTGTCCCGAAATGCCAGCCCGGAATCGGTTCAAAGTTTTATTAATCTGACTGAAAACTGTGAATTTGCAAGATATGCTCCGGCATCCAGCACATCAATCCAACAGGATTTTGACAAAGCTGTTCTGATCATTTCGGACTTAGAGAAACAAATCGTTTAAACTTAAAAAATCAAACCCGACAAGTTTTAAAAAACCTGTCGGGTTTAACGACAATAAGATGAAAAATATAGTATATCTTTTTTTACTAATCACTCAGATTTTCTTTGCTCAAAGCAGCTTTGAAAAAGGAAATGCGCTGTATCAAAAAGGGCAATATCAGCAAGCGGTTGATGTTTATGAAAGTATTCTCAAAGAAGACAAACAGCAATCGGCAGAATTGTATTTTAATTTAGGGAACAGTTACTATAAATTAAACAAAGTAGCTCCTTCGATCTATAATTATGAAAAGGCACTGGTTTTAAAACCACATGATCCGGAGACCCTAAACAACTTAAAATTTGCCAAAAAGCTAACCATCGATGAAATTAAAGAAGTCCCAAAAGTAGGTTTTGCAAAACTGATTCAGAATTTTACCGGAATCTTCGATTATAATACCTGGGCAATAATTTCTATCGCAATCGCATTTGCTTTCTTACTGACTTTTATCGGCTATTACTTCTCACAGCTTACGCTCTCGAAAAGAATTTATTTCATTGGAATGTTTGTTCTTTTGATCGCTTTGCTTTTAAGTGTTTCGGCAGGGATGTCTGAAAAAAATCATTTTGACAACGACCGTCCTGCAATTGTTTTTGCCGAATTAAGTGAAGTTCGCAGCGAACCTCAGAAATCAGGTTCTGCCATTATTTTACTGCACGAAGGAGCCAAAGTATATGTTTTGGAAACTGTTGGAGGCTGGAAAAAAATAGAATTAACTGATGGAACGGAAGGCTGGATGGATGCCTCTACCATTCGGGAAGTAAAATAAATATTCAAAAAAAATCAAATAAAAAAATCCCAAACACCCCTCTTAAAATGGTGTTTGGGATTTTTTGTATGGGTATCAATCACTTCTGAATCGCATCGATACTATAAATAAACTTAAGTTCAAGACCGCATACTTCTTAAGTTTACTTATGGCAAATTCTTGTTTTACAATGAAAAACTATAGATTTTTAAAGGCGTCACACAGTAATCCAGTTTCACATCTGATTCAAAAACATCCTCGATCTGATTTTCAGCTTCAAAAAAAGAAAGGCCAATCTTAATTGTTCCGGGTTTACATTCTGACAGGAATTTATCATAAAACCCTTTTCCGTATCCTACCCGATTTCCAAAAACATCAAAAACTAAAAGCGGGACAAAAACAACCTCTATAGTTTCAGAAGGAACTTGCAAACCATTTACCGGTTCAGGAATATTGTATTCATTCTTTCTGATTTTGGTATTATCGGTCAACAAAAAATGCGTCATACCACGAGTCTCAAAATCACTTTTTGAAACTACTATTTCTTTATCTTTTCCGGAAAGCAAATGCAATACGTATTCTGTATTTACTTCTCGCTGCTCTTCAATCGGAAGAAAAACATGATAATAGATTTTATCCCAAATAGACAATTGGATTATATTATTGGCAATAGCCAGACTTTTCTCTTCGATATCATTTTCTGAAAGTTCTTTTCGAAGATTTTTATAGTGTAATCGTAATTCTTTTTTATTCGTCGGCATACTCGTCTCTGTTTTTAGACATATGGTAAATCGCATCTCCTTCGTACACGATGGGCGAGTGATTGGCATTGATCACAAATCCGTCATGCGGTGCTTTTACTTTTTGTTCAAATTTACCAAACGGATCGGTAATAATGGCTAAGATAGTCCCTTTCGTTACAAAACGTCCAATCCTGTTATAATCATGAAGCAGACCCGAACATTTCGCACGCAGCCAAACCGAATTTTTAATGTAGATAGAAGGATCTTCTGCGGTTTCGACAAGATGTTTTGAATCCAGCATATTCAAATAATTCAACAAACGCTTCACTCCCATTACCCCTTCATTTGCCACCGAATCATTAATATCCAGAGATTTTCCGCCCTCAAAAAGCAGCATTTTTATATTGGCCTTTTCACAGGTAGTGCGGAATGAACCGCTAATATTTTTAGAATACAAGGTAAAAGGCGCATTGAAAACATCGGCAAGTTCTTTCAGTTCCGGGTTGTTCTCCGTAATCCTGATTTGCGGAACATTAAATCGGCTCGCTCCCCCGGCATGAAAATCAACCGCATAATCAATAATTGGCAAAATTTCTGCTACGATATGATAAGCGAAACGGCTTGCCAAAGATCCTTTTTTGCTCCCCGGAAAAACGCGGTTTAAGTCACGCCCGTCGGGAAATTCTCTGGATTTATTTACAAAACCGTAAATATTGATAATGGGAATGCAAATAATGGTTCCTTTAGCGGGACGGTTGATTTTTTTGCTGATCAGCTGTCGGACTATTTCAACACCGTTAATCTCATCACCGTGGATTCCTGCCGAAAATAAAACGACCGGACCTTCAATTTTTGAACGGCGTACGATAATCGGAATATTCAATTTTGTAGTGGTATGCAGACGAGCAATTTCAACGTTTATTGTTTTACTTTCGCCCGGCAAAACTGATTCGCCAAAAATAATCAGGGGTTTACTGTTTTTCATGTGGAATTATAAAATCTAAATATAGAAATTATTCTTTTGATTTCGTAAATTTGAAACTAAATCAATGTTAAGCTTTTTAAGACCTCAAAAGGTTTTTTTAAAGTTTAACAACTATCTTCAGAAACAAAACAGAATGCACAAACCATCATCCTTAGATCTTCAAATCCTAACCTTGCCGGACAATCCGGGTGTGTATCAGTATTATGACAAAGACGGAAAGATTTTATATGTTGGAAAAGCTAAGAACCTAAAAAAAAGAGTCTCCTCTTATTTCAATAAAATACACGATACCGCCAAAACCAATGTTTTGGTGAAGAAAATTGTAACCATCAAACACATCGTAGTTCCCACAGAAACTGATGCACTTTTATTGGAGAACAATTTAATTAAAACACTCCAACCGCGTTATAATGTTTTGCTTCGCGACGACAAAAGTTACCCTTGGATCTGTATCAAGAAGGAACCTTTTTCGAGAATATTTTCTACCCGAAGAATGGTCAAAGACGGTTCTGAATATTTTGGTCCTTACACCAGTTTCAAAACAGTACATACTATTTTAGATTTAATCAAAGAATTATACCCTTTGAGGACTTGTAATTTTGATTTGAGTCCGTCTAATATTGATTCCGGAAAATTCAAAGTCTGTCTGGAATATCACATTGGTAACTGTAAAGGACCTTGTGAAGGACTTGAATCTCTGGAAGACTACCAAAGACAGGTTGATGCGATCCGCGAAATTCTAAAAGGGAATTTCAAAGAAAGCATGAAAGACTTCAAACGACTGATGATCCAGTATGCAAAAGACTTGCGTTTTGAAGAAGCTCAAAAAATAAAAGAAAAAATCGAAATTCTGGAGAATTACCAGTCGCGATCTACCATTGTCAATCCGAAAATTACAAATATTGATGTTTTCTCGATTGTTTCCGATGAAAGCTCAGCCTATGTTAACTTCCTTCAAATCTCGCACGGATCGATTATACGTTCGCATACTTTAGAAATGAAGAAAAAGCTGGAGGAGACGGACGAAGAATTATTAGAACTTGCCATTATAGAATTACGTGAGCGCTTTCAGTTATTGTCTAAAGAAATCATCGTTCCGTTTGAAATTGATTTAGGTGAAAACATCAAAACTACCGTTCCTCAATTGGGAGATAAAAAACAAATATTAGAACTGTCTATTCGGAACGCGAAATTTTACCGAATCGAACAGCTCAAACAATTACAAATTGTAGATCCTGACCGACATACCAATCGGATCATGGCACAAATGCAAAAGGACCTGCGATTGCCTGTTGAACCCCG
It includes:
- a CDS encoding tetratricopeptide repeat protein; protein product: MKNIVYLFLLITQIFFAQSSFEKGNALYQKGQYQQAVDVYESILKEDKQQSAELYFNLGNSYYKLNKVAPSIYNYEKALVLKPHDPETLNNLKFAKKLTIDEIKEVPKVGFAKLIQNFTGIFDYNTWAIISIAIAFAFLLTFIGYYFSQLTLSKRIYFIGMFVLLIALLLSVSAGMSEKNHFDNDRPAIVFAELSEVRSEPQKSGSAIILLHEGAKVYVLETVGGWKKIELTDGTEGWMDASTIREVK
- a CDS encoding 5-formyltetrahydrofolate cyclo-ligase, which translates into the protein MPTNKKELRLHYKNLRKELSENDIEEKSLAIANNIIQLSIWDKIYYHVFLPIEEQREVNTEYVLHLLSGKDKEIVVSKSDFETRGMTHFLLTDNTKIRKNEYNIPEPVNGLQVPSETIEVVFVPLLVFDVFGNRVGYGKGFYDKFLSECKPGTIKIGLSFFEAENQIEDVFESDVKLDYCVTPLKIYSFSL
- a CDS encoding succinylglutamate desuccinylase/aspartoacylase family protein, with the protein product MKNSKPLIIFGESVLPGESKTINVEIARLHTTTKLNIPIIVRRSKIEGPVVLFSAGIHGDEINGVEIVRQLISKKINRPAKGTIICIPIINIYGFVNKSREFPDGRDLNRVFPGSKKGSLASRFAYHIVAEILPIIDYAVDFHAGGASRFNVPQIRITENNPELKELADVFNAPFTLYSKNISGSFRTTCEKANIKMLLFEGGKSLDINDSVANEGVMGVKRLLNYLNMLDSKHLVETAEDPSIYIKNSVWLRAKCSGLLHDYNRIGRFVTKGTILAIITDPFGKFEQKVKAPHDGFVINANHSPIVYEGDAIYHMSKNRDEYADE
- the uvrC gene encoding excinuclease ABC subunit UvrC codes for the protein MHKPSSLDLQILTLPDNPGVYQYYDKDGKILYVGKAKNLKKRVSSYFNKIHDTAKTNVLVKKIVTIKHIVVPTETDALLLENNLIKTLQPRYNVLLRDDKSYPWICIKKEPFSRIFSTRRMVKDGSEYFGPYTSFKTVHTILDLIKELYPLRTCNFDLSPSNIDSGKFKVCLEYHIGNCKGPCEGLESLEDYQRQVDAIREILKGNFKESMKDFKRLMIQYAKDLRFEEAQKIKEKIEILENYQSRSTIVNPKITNIDVFSIVSDESSAYVNFLQISHGSIIRSHTLEMKKKLEETDEELLELAIIELRERFQLLSKEIIVPFEIDLGENIKTTVPQLGDKKQILELSIRNAKFYRIEQLKQLQIVDPDRHTNRIMAQMQKDLRLPVEPRHIECFDNSNIQGTNPVAACVVFKDGKPSKKDYRHFNVKTVEGPDDFASMTEIVYRRYKRLLDENEPLPQLIIIDGGKGQLSAALKSIDALELRGKIAIIGIAKRLEELFYPGDSIPLYLDKKSETLKVIQQLRNEAHRFGITFHRDKRSKAALNSSVEGIPGIGEKTMLTLIQHFKSVKRLKLATEKEISDVIGVSKAKKIVDFYKTN